The DNA segment CTGGCGGCATACACCGAAATCAATGCCTGGTCGCCGGCGAGCAGTCCGCGCGCGGCGGCCAGCAGCGGCGCGGTGGTTTCGTCATCCCGGATCGCGGCCAGCGGCACGCCGTCGAGCTGCTGCGCCAGCACGCCGGTGTCGGCAAGGCGCGCCGCCGCCCAGTCGATGGCGGCCAGCAGTTCCGGGGCGCGGATGTGCCCGTCGTTGTCGGTGTCGATCAGCGCCAGCGTGCGCGCGTCGAACTCGATGCCCTTGACCGGGCAGGACAGCGCGACCCACAGCTTCTGGTCGAGATCCTTGAGCGCCAGCAGGTCGGCGGCGGTGTCGACGCGCACCTGGTCGAAGCCGCCGGCGCGGAAGAACTTGAATGTGTGGGACATGTCAGGCTCCATCTCCAACGAAGGGGTTGCTGCGGCGCTCATGGCCGAAGGTCGACATCGGTCCGTGGCCGGATATGAATTCGACATCGTCGCCCAGCGGCCAGAGCTTGTTCCGGATCGAGTCGATCAGCGACTGGTAATCGCCGCGCGGAAAATCGGTGCGGCCGATCGATCCGGCGAACAGCACGTCGCCGACCAGGGCGAGTTTGGTGGGCGCGTGGAAGAACACCACGTGGCCCGGCGTGTGGCCGGGGGTGTGCAGCACCTGCAGGGTCTGCTTGCCAACCGTGACGGTGTCGCCGTCTTCCAGCCAGCGGTTCGGCGTGAAGGGCTGCGCCGGCGGGAAGCCGAAGCTGCGGCTTTGGAGGACGAGCTGGTCGATCCAGAAGCTTTCTTCGCGCTGCGGGCCTTCGATCGGTATGCCCAGGCGCGTCGCCAGTTCGCCGGCGGCGCCGGCATGGTCGATGTGGCCGTGGGTGAGCAGGATTTTTTCGACGCTGACGCCGAGCGTGGCCGCCGCGGCCAGCAGCTTCTCGATCTCGCCGCCGGGATCGACGAAGGCGCCTTTCATGGTGTCGGTGCACCAGAGCAGGGTGCAGTTCTGTTCGAAGGGCGTGACGGGAATGATGCGGTATTTCATGAGGGTCTCCTGAACCAGAGAAAAGCTTAACCGCAGAGGCGCAGAGGCGCGGAGAAAAGCAACGCAGAGAATTTCATTATTGTTTCCTCTGCGTTTCCTCCGCGCCTCTGCGCCTCTGCGGTGGTGCCTTTGACTTTGCCCATCAATCCGCCAGTCCGCGCCGGTAGTGAATGGCCTCGGCGACGTGCGCCGAATTGATCTGTGCCGCA comes from the Sulfuritalea hydrogenivorans sk43H genome and includes:
- a CDS encoding MBL fold metallo-hydrolase — its product is MKYRIIPVTPFEQNCTLLWCTDTMKGAFVDPGGEIEKLLAAAATLGVSVEKILLTHGHIDHAGAAGELATRLGIPIEGPQREESFWIDQLVLQSRSFGFPPAQPFTPNRWLEDGDTVTVGKQTLQVLHTPGHTPGHVVFFHAPTKLALVGDVLFAGSIGRTDFPRGDYQSLIDSIRNKLWPLGDDVEFISGHGPMSTFGHERRSNPFVGDGA